The Pseudomonas sp. LFM046 region ACGGCCGGACCCGTGCCGACCTGTACACTGGCGAAGCCGAGTACGACACCATCGCAGCGATCAAGCAGGCGGTGTCCATTCCGGTGTTCGCCAACGGCGATATCGATTCGCCACAGAAAGCCAGACAGGTCCTCGACGCCACCGGCGCCGATGCCCTGCTGATTGGTCGAGCGGCCCAGGGGCGACCCTGGATTTTCCGCGAGATCACGCATTACCTGGAGACCGGCGAGCTGCTGCCGGCGCCAGGCTTGATCGAGGTGGAACGGATACTGCTGGAGCACCTTGCCGCACTGCACGCCTTCTATGGCGACGAGATGGGCGTTCGTATCGCCCGCAAGCATGTCGGCTGGTATCTGGCAACCCTGCCCGGCGCCAGGGAGTTTCGCGCCAAGTTCAATCGTTTGGAGTCCACGGACGCGCAGTGCGCCAACGTTCGGGAGTTCTTCGCCGAGCGTCACAACGAAGGGGAAAAGGCCGCATGACGACGATGACCGAGAATTTTTTTGATGGGGCAACACCCGTGAGCGACAACGCCAACCTGAAACAGCACCTGACGGCACCCACCGCAGAGGGCCAGACCCTGCGTGGCAGTGTCGAGAAGGCACTGCACAACTATTTCGCCCATCTTGAGGGCGCCGCCGTCACGGACGTGTACAACCTGGTGCTTTCCGAAGTGGAAGCGCCGCTTCTGGAATCCGTGATGAACTACGTCAAGGGTAACCAGACCAAGGCTTCCGAAATGCTCGGCCTCAACCGCGGCACGCTGCGCAAGAAGCTCAAGCAATACGACCTGCTCTGAAGGGCGGGAGCTGGAAGCCGGAAGCCTGAAGCGGGACAAGCCCCCGACGTTCACGCTTCCGGCTTCCAGTTTCAGGCCTACTCGCTAAATCCTCTCCCACTTGAATGGTTCCGAAATGACCGACCAGACCACCCGCCTTCCCGTTCGCCGCGCCCTGATCAGCGTTTCCGACAAGACCGGCATCGTCGAGTTCGCCCGTGAACTGGCTGCCCTCGGCGTGGAGATCCTCTCCACCGGCGGCACCTACAAGCTGCTCAAGGACAACGCCATCGCCGCCGTGGAAGTCGCTGACTACACCGGCTTCCCGGAAATGATGGACGGCCGCGTGAAGACCCTGCACCCGAAGATCCACGGCGGCATCCTCGGCCGTCGCGACCTGGACGGCGCGGTGATGGAACAGCACGGCATCAAGCCGATCGACCTGGTGGCGGTCAACCTGTACCCCTTCGAAGCCACCGTCGCCAAGCCTGACTGCGACCTGCCCACCGCCATCGAGAACATCGATATCGGCGGCCCGACCATGGTTCGCTCCGCCGCGAAGAACCACAAGGACGTCGCCATCGTGGTCAACGCCAGCGACTACGCCAGCGTCCTCGACGGCCTCAAGGCCGGCGGCCTGACCTACGCCCAGCGTTTCGACCTGGCCCTCAAGGCGTTCGAGCACACCTCCGCCTACGACGGCATGATCGCCAACTACCTGGGCACCATCGACCAGGCCCGCGACACCCTGTCTACCGAAGGCCGTGGCGCCTTCCCGCGCACCTTCAACAGCCAGTTCATCAAGGCCCAGGAGATGCGCTACGGCGAGAACCCGCACCAGAGCGCCGCGTTCTACGTGGAAGCGAAGAAGGGCGAAGCCAGCGTTTCCACCGCCGTGCAACTGCAGGGCAAGGAACTGTCCTTCAACAACGTGGCCGACACCGACGCCGCGCTGGAGTGCGTGAAGAGCTTCGTCAAGCCGGCCTGCGTCATCGTCAAGCACGCCAACCCCTGCGGCGTGGCCGTTGTGCCTGAGAACGAAGGCGGCATCCGCAAGGCCTACGACCTGGCCTACGCCACCGACACCGAATCCGCCTTCGGCGGCATCATCGCCTTCAACCGCGAGCTGGACGGCGAAACCGCCAAGGCCATCGTCGACCGCCAGTTCGTCGAAGTGATCATCGCCCCGAAAATTTCCGCCGACGCCCGCGCCGTGGTAGCCGCCAAGGCCAACGTTCGCCTGCTGGAGTGCGGTGAATGGCCGGCCGATCGCGCCCCGGGCTGGGACTTCAAGCGCGTCAATGGCGGTCTGCTGGTCCAGAGCCGCGACATCGGCATGATCAAGGCCGAAGACCTGAAGATCGTGACCCAGCGCGCGCCCAGCGAGCAGGAAATCCACGACCTGATCTTCGCCTGGAAAGTGGCCAAGTTCGTCAAGTCCAACGCCATTGTCTACGCCAAGAACCGTCAGACCGTCGGTGTCGGCGCCGGCCAGATGAGCCGCGTCAACTCCGCCCGCATCGCCGCCATCAAGGCCGAGCATGCCGGTCTCGAAGTGAAGGGCGCGGTGATGGCTTCCGATGCCTTCTTCCCCTTCCGCGACGGCATCGACAACGCGGCCAAGGCCGGCATCACCGCCGTGATCCAGCCGGGCGGCTCCATGCGTGACAACGAAGTCATCGCCGCCGCCGACGAAGCGGGCATTGCGATGGTGTTCACCGGCATGCGCCACTTCCGCCACTAAGCGGCACCAGGGCGGACGGCCTCATTCGTCCGCCCTGCCCCCGTTCCGGGCGCAATACCTTTCGTAGGGTGGATAACGCTCTTCCTATCCACCATTCGGGCTGCAGGCCCGCCTCCTCAAGGAGAACTCAATGAACGTACTCATCATCGGCAGCGGCGGTCGCGAACACGCCCTGGCCTGGAAAGTGGCCCAGGACCCGCGCGTTGCGAAGGTCTTCGTTGCCCCGGGCAACGCCGGCACCGCGACCGAGGCCAAGTGCGAGAACGTCGCCATCGACGTGCTGGCCCTGGAGCAACTGGCTGACTTCGCCGAGAAGAACGTCCAGCTCACCATCGTCGGCCCGGAAGCGCCGCTGGTGAAAGGCGTGGTAGACCTGTTCCGCAGCCGCAAGCTCGCCATCTTCGGCCCCACCGCCGGCGCCGCTCAGTTGGAAGGCTCCAAGGCCTTCACCAAGGACTTTCTGGCCCGCCACAAGATCCCGACGGCCGACTACCAGAACTTCACCGAAGTGGAGCCGGCCCTGGCCTACCTGCGCGAGAAGGGTGCGCCCATCGTGATCAAGGCCGACGGCCTGGCCGCGGGCAAGGGCGTGATCGTCGCCATGACCCTGGCCGAAGCCGAGGACGCCGTGCGTGACATGCTCGCCGGCAATGCCTTCGGCGACGCCGGTTCGCGCGTGGTGATCGAGGAATTCCTCGACGGCGAGGAAGCCAGCTTCATCGTCATGGTGGACGGCCAGAACGTGCTGCCCATGGCCACCAGCCAGGACCACAAGCGCGTCGGCGACGGCGACACCGGCCCCAACACCGGCGGCATGGGCGCCTACTCCCCGGCCCCGGTGGTCACCCCCGAGGTACACCAGCGTGTCATGGACGAAGTGATCTACCCGACCGTGCGCGGCATGGCCGAGGAAGGCAACGTCTACACCGGCTTCCTCTATGCCGGCCTGATGATCGACAAGAGCGGCGCGCCCAAGGTCATCGAGTTCAACTGCCGCTTCGGCGACCCGGAAACCCAGCCCATCATGGTGCGCCTGGAGTCGTCCCTGGTCCTGCTGGTGGAAGCCGCACTGGCCAAGGCCCTGGACAAGGTCGAAGCCACCTGGGACCCGCGCCCCACCGTAGGTGTGGTACTGGCCGCCGGCGGCTACCCGGGCGACTACGCCAAGGGTGACGTGATCGAAGGCCTGGACGCTGCCGCCGCCCTGGACGGCAAGGTGTTCCACGCGGGCACCGCGCTGAAGGACGGCAACATCGTCACGGCCGGCGGCCGGGTACTCTGCGCCACCGCCATCGGCGCCAGCGTGTCCGACGCCCAGCAGCAGGCGTACCGCCTGGCGGAGAAGATCCGCTGGAACGGCTGCTTCTACCGCAAGGATATTGGCTATCGAGCCATTGCCCGGGAACGCGGGGAAGGGTAAGTAGTCAATAGTTAGTGCTCACCAGGGCGGCCCAGTGGCCGCCTTGGTCATATTCCGCGCAGGAGGGGCTTGGCTATAATCCGGCCACTCACCCACGAAGGGACCTCGACCGTGCTCCGGCTCAGGATTGCCACAGGATTGATTGCCAGCCTGGTGCTGGCCCTGCTGTATCTGCTGCCCGCCCAGGCGGCCGAGGAACGGCAATGGAGCATGCTGCTCGATCCCGACGCGAGCTTGCAGCTCGATGACGTCCGCACCCAGCAAGCCCTCGCCCAATTCAGCCCCGCCGATCTCGAACAGCTCTACACCCCCGGTGGCGGCAGCGCCCTCTGGCTGCACTACCGCCTCCCGCCCAGCCAGCATGAACAGCTGCTGCGGGTCTTCGCGCCCTACCTCGCCTACCTCGATCTGTACGTCCTCAAGGGCGATGAACTGGTCGCACACACCCGCACCGGCAGCCGCCTGCCCTTCAGCGAACGCCCGCTGCCCAGCCGGGACTTCCTCCTGCCGCTCCCCGTCCAGCAGGAGCCCCTGGACCTCTACCTGCGCCTGGCCTCAGAACACGCCCTGCGCCCGACCCTGACCCTGCAGTCCTCGGCGATGATGGCCGCCGACGACACGCGCCCGCTGCTCTACGGCCTGCTGATCGGCGGCCTGGTCATGCTGGTCTTCTACAACCTGATGCGCTACGTGTACTCCCGCGCCGGCGTCAGTCTCTGGCTGGCCGCGGCCCAGAGCTGCCTGATCGTCACCGGCGTCAGCCTGCTGGGCATCAGCGCCCCCTGGCTGGGGGACTGGCAGAGCGCACAGCCGCAGATCGCCAACCTCGCCATGCTGATGGCCATGCTCTGCGCCCTGGCCTTCACCGCAGCCTTCTTCCACAAGGTCTGCCCGACCACGCCGCTGACCGGCCTGTTGCTAGGCGAGATCGTGCTGATCAGCCTCACCGCCGTCCTGCTGCTGATTGTCACCGAACTGCAGTTCAACCAGTTGGTGTACGTCCTGGCCGCCATCGCCAGCCTCAGCATGCTCTACATCTCGGTCCATCACCTGCGCGAGGGCTACCGCCCGGCAAGGTTGTTCTGCCTGGCGCTGGGCCTGTTCAGCATTGCCATCCTCGGTGCCCTGCCGGCCCTGTTCGGCTTCTGGCGCCTGCAGTCCGACTGGCTGGCCTACGCCCTGCTGGCGATCTCCGCCGTCAGCGGCGTCCTCCTCAGCATCGCCCTGAGCGAGCGCCAGCGGCGCATCCAGCACGAAGTCTTCAGCGCTAGCCGCGCCCTGGCCGCCAGTTCCGCAGAGCTCAAGGCCAAAGGTGAGTTCCTTGCCAAGATCAGCCACGAAATCCGCACGCCCATGAACGGCGTGCTGGGCATGACCGAGCTCCTGCTGGGCACCCCGCTGTCGGCCAAGCAGCGCGACTACGTGCAGACCATCCACAGCTCGGGCAACGAACTGCTCACCCTGATCAACGAGATCCTCGACATCTCCAAGCTGGAGTCCGGCCAGATCGAGCTGGACGACGTGCAGTTCGACCTCAATGCGCTGATCGACGACTGCCTCGACATCTTCCGCGCCAAAGCCGAGCAGCAGCGGGTCGAGCTCATCAGCTTCATGCAGCCACAGGTCCCGCGCGTGATCGGCGGCGA contains the following coding sequences:
- the fis gene encoding DNA-binding transcriptional regulator Fis codes for the protein MTTMTENFFDGATPVSDNANLKQHLTAPTAEGQTLRGSVEKALHNYFAHLEGAAVTDVYNLVLSEVEAPLLESVMNYVKGNQTKASEMLGLNRGTLRKKLKQYDLL
- the purH gene encoding bifunctional phosphoribosylaminoimidazolecarboxamide formyltransferase/IMP cyclohydrolase: MTDQTTRLPVRRALISVSDKTGIVEFARELAALGVEILSTGGTYKLLKDNAIAAVEVADYTGFPEMMDGRVKTLHPKIHGGILGRRDLDGAVMEQHGIKPIDLVAVNLYPFEATVAKPDCDLPTAIENIDIGGPTMVRSAAKNHKDVAIVVNASDYASVLDGLKAGGLTYAQRFDLALKAFEHTSAYDGMIANYLGTIDQARDTLSTEGRGAFPRTFNSQFIKAQEMRYGENPHQSAAFYVEAKKGEASVSTAVQLQGKELSFNNVADTDAALECVKSFVKPACVIVKHANPCGVAVVPENEGGIRKAYDLAYATDTESAFGGIIAFNRELDGETAKAIVDRQFVEVIIAPKISADARAVVAAKANVRLLECGEWPADRAPGWDFKRVNGGLLVQSRDIGMIKAEDLKIVTQRAPSEQEIHDLIFAWKVAKFVKSNAIVYAKNRQTVGVGAGQMSRVNSARIAAIKAEHAGLEVKGAVMASDAFFPFRDGIDNAAKAGITAVIQPGGSMRDNEVIAAADEAGIAMVFTGMRHFRH
- the purD gene encoding phosphoribosylamine--glycine ligase — encoded protein: MNVLIIGSGGREHALAWKVAQDPRVAKVFVAPGNAGTATEAKCENVAIDVLALEQLADFAEKNVQLTIVGPEAPLVKGVVDLFRSRKLAIFGPTAGAAQLEGSKAFTKDFLARHKIPTADYQNFTEVEPALAYLREKGAPIVIKADGLAAGKGVIVAMTLAEAEDAVRDMLAGNAFGDAGSRVVIEEFLDGEEASFIVMVDGQNVLPMATSQDHKRVGDGDTGPNTGGMGAYSPAPVVTPEVHQRVMDEVIYPTVRGMAEEGNVYTGFLYAGLMIDKSGAPKVIEFNCRFGDPETQPIMVRLESSLVLLVEAALAKALDKVEATWDPRPTVGVVLAAGGYPGDYAKGDVIEGLDAAAALDGKVFHAGTALKDGNIVTAGGRVLCATAIGASVSDAQQQAYRLAEKIRWNGCFYRKDIGYRAIARERGEG
- a CDS encoding hybrid sensor histidine kinase/response regulator; amino-acid sequence: MLRLRIATGLIASLVLALLYLLPAQAAEERQWSMLLDPDASLQLDDVRTQQALAQFSPADLEQLYTPGGGSALWLHYRLPPSQHEQLLRVFAPYLAYLDLYVLKGDELVAHTRTGSRLPFSERPLPSRDFLLPLPVQQEPLDLYLRLASEHALRPTLTLQSSAMMAADDTRPLLYGLLIGGLVMLVFYNLMRYVYSRAGVSLWLAAAQSCLIVTGVSLLGISAPWLGDWQSAQPQIANLAMLMAMLCALAFTAAFFHKVCPTTPLTGLLLGEIVLISLTAVLLLIVTELQFNQLVYVLAAIASLSMLYISVHHLREGYRPARLFCLALGLFSIAILGALPALFGFWRLQSDWLAYALLAISAVSGVLLSIALSERQRRIQHEVFSASRALAASSAELKAKGEFLAKISHEIRTPMNGVLGMTELLLGTPLSAKQRDYVQTIHSSGNELLTLINEILDISKLESGQIELDDVQFDLNALIDDCLDIFRAKAEQQRVELISFMQPQVPRVIGGDPTRLRQILLSLLDNAFKQTDEGEILLVVALDNSTSEPRLRIAVQDSGRPLEASERDALLNAELQSSDLLAASKLGGRLGLVIARQLVGLMQGEFGIQSGSGQGSTLWLTLPLDSQHLERPAADLDSPLEGARLLVVDDNDTCRKVLVQQCSAWGLQVSAVPSGKEALALLRTKAHLREYFDVVMLDQDMPGMTGMQLAAKIKEDPSLNHDILIIMLTGISNAPSKIIARNAGIKRILAKPVAGYTLKTTLADELNQRRSGGAISLPGSQVSEPIHVPSDFRILVAEDNSISTKVIRGMLSKLNLEPDTASNGEEALSAMKNQHYDLVLMDCEMPVLDGFTATEMLRHWENLEQRPRTPVVALTAHILSEHKERARLAGMDGHMAKPVELSQLRELIEYWVAEKEMREQHAMHS